From one Lotus japonicus ecotype B-129 chromosome 3, LjGifu_v1.2 genomic stretch:
- the LOC130749870 gene encoding uncharacterized protein LOC130749870 has protein sequence MAFSQVITALLFALAFARIELSACQMVKGKVSCTDCTDNYDFSGIKVSVKCEGVQNKALTTTTEEDGSFKVHLPSHYAKSPSMKCLAKLLGGPDLLYASRKNRVSLIVKAKEENIYTISTPLSFFTYCPQNSECKAANEFGSSKTFDFPMPPAWGLAPSSYYFPLPFFPIIGIP, from the exons ATGGCGTTTTCTCAGGTTATCACAGCTCTTCTTTTTGCCTTAGCTTTTGCAAGAATTGAGCTTTCTGCATGCCAAATGGTAAAGGGCAAAGTCTCTTGCACTGACTGCACTGACAACTATGACTTCTCTG GGATCAAGGTCTCAGTGAAGTGTGAAGGGGTGCAAAACAAGGCTCTGACAACAACTACAGAAGAAGATGGTTCCTTCAAGGTTCACCTTCCTTCACACTATGCAAAATCTCCTTCTATGAAATGCCTTGCAAAGCTTCTTGGAGGGCCAGATCTCCTTTATGCTTCAAGGAAAAACAGGGTCTCCCTAATTGTGAAGGCCAAAGAGGAAAATATCTACACCATCTCCACTCCTCTTAGTTTCTTCACATATTGCCCCCAAAACAGTGAATGCAAAGCTGCCAACGAGTTTGGTTCATCAAAAACTTTTGATTTTCCTATGCCTCCAGCATGGGGTTTGGCACCTAGTAGCTATTATTTCCCACTTCCTTTCTTCCCCATCATTGGAATACCTTGA
- the LOC130749693 gene encoding protein S40-7-like, with protein MDLYDPNRFFGVPPQNRTSDDDDLIEDDVVFSLNDLTEPSSPSHRRKGFASGILAALPGNDDASPHFFQKAPVSVSVPVPSSSRPIPRPRTDRTPTSPARFHQSAPVNVPVMSPGMMKAARRRLESDEDEGDAAAEEEDGEMMLPPHELVARNSAVLACSCLEGVGRTLKGRDLRRVRNAVLRQTGFL; from the coding sequence ATGGATCTATACGACCCGAACCGCTTCTTCGGCGTCCCACCCCAAAACCGCACCTCCGACGACGACGACCTCATCGAAGACGACGTCGTTTTCTCCCTCAACGACCTCACCGAACCCTCCTCCCCCTCCCACCGCCGCAAGGGTTTCGCCTCCGGAATCCTCGCCGCGCTGCCTGGAAACGACGACGCTTCTCCGCACTTCTTCCAAAAGGCTCCGGTTTCCGTTTCTGTTCCTGTGCCTTCCTCCTCGCGCCCCATCCCGAGACCGCGGACGGACCGGACTCCAACTTCGCCGGCCAGGTTCCACCAGTCGGCGCCGGTGAACGTGCCGGTCATGTCGCCGGGGATGATGAAGGCTGCACGGAGGCGTCTTGAGTCTGACGAAGATGAAGGTGATGCAGCGGCGGAGGAGGAGGACGGGGAGATGATGCTGCCTCCGCATGAGTTGGTGGCGAGAAACTCGGCGGTGCTGGCGTGCTCTTGTCTTGAAGGAGTTGGGAGAACGCTGAAAGGGAGAGACCTGCGGCGGGTTCGGAATGCTGTTTTGCGACAAACAGGTTTCCTTTGA
- the LOC130748202 gene encoding capsanthin/capsorubin synthase, chromoplastic-like, whose translation MDTRFLLFSPPPPTNLHHRHRLLRSPKPSTTIHHNKTTSPPSTKLTSRTRIHSKFGNFLDMMPEYQPEALDFDLPWCHPSDRARFDVIIMGAGPAGIRLAEQVSRYGIKVCCVDPDPLSIWPNNYGVWCDEFESLGLEDCLDKTWAMASVHIDEGKTKYLDRCYGRVSRKKLKERLVEGCVSNGVRFHKAKAWKIVHQEFESMLLCDDGTELKGSLIVDASGFGSDFVKYDKVRNCGCQIAHGVLAEVEDHPFDLDKMVLMDWRDSHLGNEPNLRASNLKVPTFLYAMPFSSNLVFLEETSLVSRPVLSYMEVKRRMVARLRHLGMRVKRVLEDEKCLIPMGGPLPMIPQNVMAIGGNSGVVHPSTGYSVARSMALAPVIAAAIAESLGSTRMIRGKPLYAKVWNSLWPIESRLNREFYSFGMETLLKLDLNGTRRFFDAFFDLKPYQWQGFLSSRLSLKELIWLSLSLFGHASNPSRFDIVTKCPVPLAKMMGNMTLDSIG comes from the coding sequence ATGGACACACGTTTTCTGTTATTCTCCCCACCGCCTCCGACCAACCTTCACCACCGTCACCGCCTCCTCCGCTCACCAAAACCTTCAACAACAATCCATCACAACAAAACAACATCACCACCTTCAACAAAACTCACCAGCAGAACCAGAATCCACAGCAAGTTTGGAAACTTCCTTGATATGATGCCAGAGTACCAACCAGAAGCCTTAGACTTCGACCTTCCATGGTGCCACCCCTCCGACCGGGCTCGCTTCGACGTGATCATCATGGGTGCCGGCCCGGCCGGCATTCGATTAGCAGAGCAAGTTTCCCGTTATGGAATCAAGGTTTGCTGTGTTGATCCTGACCCTCTGTCGATTTGGCCTAATAACTATGGTGTTTGGTGTGATGAGTTTGAGAGTCTTGGACTTGAGGATTGCTTGGATAAAACATGGGCTATGGCTTCTGTTCACATTGACGAAGGGAAGACTAAGTATTTGGATCGTTGCTATGGGAGAGTTAGCaggaagaagctgaaggagaGACTGGTTGAAGGGTGTGTCTCCAATGGGGTAAGGTTTCACAAGGCGAAGGCGTGGAAGATTGTGCACCAGGAGTTTGAGAGTATGCTTCTGTGTGATGATGGGACAGAGCTGAAGGGGAGCTTGATTGTGGATGCAAGTGGGTTTGGAAGTGATTTTGTGAAGTATGATAAGGTGAGAAACTGTGGCTGTCAGATTGCTCATGGTGTGTTGGCTGAAGTGGAGGATCACCCTTTTGATTTGGACAAGATGGTTTTGATGGATTGGAGGGATTCCCATTTGGGGAATGAGCCTAATTTGAGAGCTAGTAATTTGAAGGTTCCAACTTTTTTGTATGCAATGCCATTTAGTTCCAATTTGGTGTTTCTTGAAGAAACTTCACTTGTTAGCCGTCCAGTGTTGTCTTACATGGAGGTGAAGAGGAGAATGGTTGCAAGGTTGAGACATTTAGGCATGAGAGTGAAAAGGGTATTGGAGGATGAGAAGTGTTTGATTCCAATGGGAGGGCCTTTACCTATGATCCCACAGAATGTGATGGCCATTGGTGGAAATTCTGGGGTGGTTCACCCTTCCACTGGTTACTCGGTAGCTAGGTCAATGGCTCTAGCACCTGTTATAGCTGCTGCCATAGCTGAGTCTCTTGGCTCCACCAGAATGATTAGGGGGAAACCTCTTTATGCTAAAGTTTGGAATAGCTTGTGGCCTATTGAGAGCAGACTCAATAGGGAATTCTACTCTTTTGGAATGGAGACTCTGTTGAAGCTTGACTTGAATGGAACTAGGCGTTTCTTTGATGCATTTTTTGATTTGAAACCTTATCAATGGCAGGGGTTCCTCTCTTCAAGGTTGAGTTTGAAAGAACTTATTTGGTTAAGCTTATCACTCTTTGGACATGCCTCAAATCCATCAAGGTTTGATATTGTCACAAAGTGTCCTGTGCCATTGGCTAAAATGATGGGCAATATGACTTTGGATTCCATTGGATGA